GCCGGAACTGCGGGGATGGTTTTCGCAGGACAACCCGTTTTCATGGGATCTGGATGCCTTCGAATATGCGCCGGATGCACGGCGTTTTGAACATGGTACGCCGTCGGTTCTGGCCTGTGTAGGCTCTGTTCCGGCGCTTGAGTGGCATGCCGGACAAAAGGGGTTGTTGGCGCATAACCGTGTGTTGACGGCGTCCATTCTGGATGAAGCGCGACAGCTGGATATGCAGATTGCAACGCCGGTTGATCCTGACAAGAGAGGCGGATCTGTGATGGTGGAATTGCCTGTTCACGTTGATCCGGTTGCGTTGGTTAACGGGTTGCGAGAACAGGGTTTGCACGTGGACGCACGCGCGCGCATTTTGCGACTGTCACCGGGAAATGTGACAAGGCTGGATCATGTCGAACGGTTGTTCGCGGCGATAAAGGCCCTGAGTTAGAGACACCTACAGGGCAGCATTGGCGCTGCCCTGCGGGTGTAACAGCGCGGTTAGAGTGCGTTAAAGAAACGTTGCATCCGGTTCATTGCTTCTTCCAGCACGGGAAGTTCCGCGCAGCCAAAACAGACGCGCAGATGGCCCTCGCCTGCGGCACCGTAAAAACTGCCGGCTTCGACCACGACACCTGTTTCATTGAGCAACCGGTCGGCGCAGTCCTGTGACGTTAGTCCGGTCGCCGAGATGTCCGGGAAGGCATAGATTGTCCCCTCGACCGGTGCGCAGCTGACGGCGGGCATCTGGTTCAACCGCGAGACAACAAGATCACGGCGCGCGCGGTCGCGTTCGATCATGCTGGCAAGGATCGCGGGATCACCGGTCAGCGCCGCCAATGCGCCATGTTGCACAAAGGTGTTCACATGGGTGACTTCGTTGCTGGTGATCTTCATGCAAGGCCCGATCAGGCTGGCATCGGCGGCGATATAGCCCAGACGCCAACCGTCCATCGCGTGGGACTTGGTAAATGCACACATGGTGATGGTGCGTTCCTTCATGCCCGGTAAGGACGCGATCGAAATATGGGTCGCACCGTCATAAGTGATTTCTTCGTATACCTCGTCCGACAGGACCAGAAGATCGTGTTCCTGCGCGATATCGGCAAGAATTTGCAACTCGTCGCGGGTATAGACACGGCCGGTCGGGTTACAGGGGTTGATCAGGGCGATGGCACGGGTCGCGGGGGTGATAAGCGGCTCTATCAAGGCGCGATTGATGCTAAAGTTGTTTGCGGCATCAAGCGGCGCAATGGTGACTTTGGCCCCAGCCAGTTCGGCCTTGCCGATGTGCTGGGGATAATAAGGGGCGAGCAGCAGGCATTCATCGCCCGCATCCAGAAACGCCATAAACGCGGCAAAGGAAGCCTGGGTCAGGCCATTGGTAACGATTACCTCGTCCGCTGTTACGTCCATCCCGTTTTGACGGCGCAGCTTGTCTGCAATGGCGCTGCGCAGTTCGGGAATGCCTTGCAGATCGGAATAATGCACATGACCGGCTTGCAAGGCGGCAATGGTCGCATCCTTGATGTGTTGCGGCGTGTCCTCTGCGGGCATGCCAAGCTCAAGATGGATCAGATCGCCTTCCATGCCGATGGCTTTGGCAAACATGCCGAAATTTTTGGGTGACGTGTCAGTGATACGGCGGGCTGGACGGATGGGCATGCGGGTTCCTTGGCAAGTTGCTTGTGCGTGGCTACACCTAACGCAAGGAAATGTGAAAGGGCAGGGGCATGGGTAAAGTTGCAGTTGTGACAGGGGCCGCGGGCGGTATGGGGCGCGCGATTGTGGCGCGGCTTTTGGCGGATGGCCACGCGGTTGTCGGGTTTGATGTGGACGAGGGCGGTCTGGCCGAGATGGCGCAGGACGGGTTTGCCGGGATGGTTGTTGATCTGATGGATGCGACGGCAATCAAGGAAGCCTTTGCAGAGATTGAGGGAATGCTGGGGGGCGTCGACGTGTTGGTCAATAATGCCGGCACCTGTTTCATGTCGGAGTTTCCCGACATTCCGGTGGATGAGTTCGAGCGACAAATGACGTTGAACTTTTCGGCGGCGTTTCATTGTTGTCAGGCGGCGATCAAGCTGATGGCGGGACGTGACGGCGTGCGCAAGATCGTCAATATTTCGTCCAACGGGGCGTATAATTTTGATGTGTTCGACCCGCCGCATTATCGGGCTTCCAAGGCGGCACTGGACAATCTGACCAAAGATCTGGCGCGGCGGTTTGCCAGCGACAAGATCGCGGTAAATTCGATTGCCCCCGCTATGACGGAAACCCCGCTGTTCGGCGTGT
This genomic stretch from Sulfitobacter geojensis harbors:
- a CDS encoding SDR family NAD(P)-dependent oxidoreductase, giving the protein MGKVAVVTGAAGGMGRAIVARLLADGHAVVGFDVDEGGLAEMAQDGFAGMVVDLMDATAIKEAFAEIEGMLGGVDVLVNNAGTCFMSEFPDIPVDEFERQMTLNFSAAFHCCQAAIKLMAGRDGVRKIVNISSNGAYNFDVFDPPHYRASKAALDNLTKDLARRFASDKIAVNSIAPAMTETPLFGVLSEDVLAKAVAQMPHGRAMQPAEIADWVGFLVSPAGDISSGNVIILNQGRDVR
- a CDS encoding pyridoxal phosphate-dependent aminotransferase, giving the protein MPIRPARRITDTSPKNFGMFAKAIGMEGDLIHLELGMPAEDTPQHIKDATIAALQAGHVHYSDLQGIPELRSAIADKLRRQNGMDVTADEVIVTNGLTQASFAAFMAFLDAGDECLLLAPYYPQHIGKAELAGAKVTIAPLDAANNFSINRALIEPLITPATRAIALINPCNPTGRVYTRDELQILADIAQEHDLLVLSDEVYEEITYDGATHISIASLPGMKERTITMCAFTKSHAMDGWRLGYIAADASLIGPCMKITSNEVTHVNTFVQHGALAALTGDPAILASMIERDRARRDLVVSRLNQMPAVSCAPVEGTIYAFPDISATGLTSQDCADRLLNETGVVVEAGSFYGAAGEGHLRVCFGCAELPVLEEAMNRMQRFFNAL